In Nostoc piscinale CENA21, the genomic stretch TTTAAATTCAGCTTCATCTAAGCGTGAAAAAATTCGCAAAGAAAGAACGATTTGATGAATACGTTCTGCACCTACCTTCATGGAAGTTAAGATTTTTGGTAAGTCCTGGAGGATGTATTCAATATCAACTTCCTGCATGACATCTCGAATATGAGCGTCTGGATAAGGATAGGATTGTTGATAAAGTTGAATTAAGTGCAAGATATCTTTAACATAATTTTCCGCGTGTCCCACATTACCATAAATAAAAGTCACGGGATTATTAATTTCATGGGCAACACCAGCAACTAATTGTCCTAAAGATGACATTTTCTCGGTTTGAATGAGTTGAGCCTGAGTTTGCTTTAACGCATTTAATGTATGCTTTAAATCACGATTTTTGCGTTCAATTTCTTGTGTACGTTCTTTGATTCTCTCCTCTAATGTTTCTTTAGCAGCATACTGTTCTGTTAAAAGCTGTTTTACTTGTTGAATTAGCTGATTTAAAGCAATAGCTAGAACACCAACTTCATCTTGAGTAGTTACTGGTGCTTGTAAGTCAAAATTGGCATCTTCTGTAACTTTTTTGGCAATTTTGGTCACAGCTTGCAAAGGACGAGTGATTTTCTGACTAATTAAATAGCCGATAAATGTAACAAGTGTTCCTCCTAATAAAAACAAAATTTCTAAGCGTACCCAAAGCCAGTCTTGAGCTGTTTCTAATTTCAAGGTTGGATAAAGTACAGTGGTAATTAAAGACTGACTAGCTCCTTGAAATAAGATACTTTTGACGAAATACCCTTGTTGATTAATAACTACTTTGATGGTAGATAAAGTAGGAGCAGGAGGTTGCCATTTTAACTGCTTAATTTCTGGTATAGTTGATGCAATAATTGTGTCTTGTTTTGTAGTGACTATTTGTTTAGCAGAGCCAATAGCAATTTGTTTTAAAAATGACTCATCTACTAAATTACCAATAATAATTCCGCCAATAATTTTTTCAGCAGATTTAATTGGTATAATGGCTACTTTTAATATTTGTGGACTACCTTCTACATCCACAAAATCATTGAAATTAGCTCCACTAGTGGCAAGGTTAGTAATAGTTTTATCAAGTAACTTAGCATCATTTAATCTTGCATGTCTCATTTCGACCAAAGTATTACTACTAGTATCAACTACTTTGATCCAATCAAGCTCCAATGTAGTTCTGATCGGTAGTAAATCCTGTAGCAGCTTTTCTGTATCTTTTTGTTCAATAGCTAAGTGAATTGTTTCACGTCCGGCTATTAAATTCACTTGAATTTCTAAATCTTCCTGTTCATGCTGAAAATCTTTGTAGACTCTTTCTGCAAAACTCGCAACTTCTTGGCGAATATTCTGTTCAAGGCTATTGGTAAACCAATGTCCAATAATTAATAAACACAATATAAATATGCTCAAAAATATAGCAAGAGATGAGAAAACTATTTTCTGGCTGAGATTGAGCCGGAAGCGAAACTTTCTTCGCATAGCAGTTATAAATGTATTTAATTATGAGGAATAAAGCCTTTATCTTGCAGTAGTTTCGTTCCTTCTGGACTAAAGACAAAATCGATAAATTTCTGGGTGTTAGATGTAGGTGTCTTCTGCCAAATTAGCCCTAAATGACGTACCATTTGGTATTTGCCATTAGTGAAATTTGCTTTATTTGGTGCAGTACCATTCAAGTTGAGGCGATTGACTGGTAATTGATTAATTAAGGAATAAGCTAAAGAAAAAGCACCAATGGAATAAGGAGTGCTTTGTAAAGTATCAATTAGCTCTCCTTCTTTATTTAAAATGACAGCCTGAGTTGTAGTTTTATCTTGACCTAAATAGTATTTTCGCAGTAATTTTTTCGCAGACTCATCTTCAGGTCTATCTAAGACCAAGATTTTAGCATTCGGCCCGCCTAATTCTTTCCAGTTGGTAATTTTGCCAGCGTAAATTGACTTTAACTGATCAGTTGTTACATTCGTTACGCCTTTAACGCTGTTGTGAGTAGCAACGATAAGCAAATCTTCTGCTAATTCTCGATATTGAATTTTACCATTATCCTCTTCTGGCTTGAGTTTGTGACTACTACTAGCAATATCGACAATACCATTTTTCAGTGCAGCGATCGCTCCTTCTGATTGACCTTGTGAAACAAACTCAAATGTGGCTGTTTGGTTATTAGCTTGATAAGCTTCTGTGAGTACTTTTAAAACAGTGACAGATGAACTAGAACCAGCCAGTTTGATAGGTGGCTGGGTTTGGGGATTATTTTGACTGTTATTTGTCGGACTAGTTGATTTGACAGAGTTACAACTACAAAGTCCTAACACGACTAATCCTAAGAGAATTCGAGTAGTAATAATTTTCACGGTGAGTCAGCCAATACCTTTTTCAGAATAATTCTCATTTTAGATTACCCAAATACTGAGGCAGAATAACAGTAAATAATCGTGAAATTACGGTGTAAAGAACTCTTGATTGCAACAGCGATACTTGTAAATATTGATAAGTTTTGTATCGCTATAAATACCAAGATTTTGCTACTGTATTTCTGCTGGCGATCGCGCTTTTGTAGTTCATCCAACTCTCAGGAAGACTACCAGCGAAACGCAAAATTTTTATACCAGTAAATAAAATTAAAAAGTTTGAATTTAGTGGCGCATTCTCTAAACCCACTATAAAATCAGACTCAATCTTTATGTTGATGCCAATATTGCTATTTAATAGCAGGAAATTTGCTATGAGAAAAATTAATAAATCTATATTTTTAACTTTGACTACTGTTGGTTTATCAGTCAGTTATTCAAGTTTATTTGCTACTGAAAATCATCTTCGGCAAGCGGCTAATTCACCAAAGCAATTATTTGCACAGTCCCAAACCATACCTTATGTATATGAATATTTAGATAAAAATAAACCAGAAAGTTACAACTTTTTGAAAAAGCAACTAGACGCATCTATTCAAGATGCTAAAAAGCCAAGTCAAGATAAAGTAATCAATAACCTTTGGGCATTATCCACCACTAACTCCAAAATTAAAACGCGAGAACGGGACGGTAAAACAGAATTTTTGATGGTGAGTTGGCTATATACACCAAATCCTAGTACAGACTGGCCTGTAGGCACAAAAGAAATCAGCCGTCAAACTTGGTTAACAGCGTTTCCCCAAGTCCAAGAATTTTGCCAAAACTGCAAAGGAACAGGAATTAACTTAACAGGAAATGTAATGTTAGCTTTGAGATTACAGCAGTATTTAGGCTTGATTTTAAATAAAAGTGCTAATAAAACCCACTTTGTAGAAATGTGGGTCAAAGCAGAAGACTTAAGCAGACCATGTATTGACCCAGAAATTAACGATTCGACTTGCAATGTTTTACCTGTTCCTGTAATTAAAAGTAATTCTTTGCTGCACGATATTTATCAAAACTCTTTTGAGAATGATAAAAAAGAATATTATCCTTGGACTGGTTTAGGTTATACATACGATTGGGGAAATCCGAAAAAGCCTCATGTTGGTGCTAGTGAATTTCTCATCAACGGTACTAACGACAAACCAGTTATAGTAGAAGTTGTTGCTATTAAAGAAACTCTAGAATATTGTAATAACCAGTATTTAAAGTAAAAGCTGATTTTTACTTATTAAAAATCAAGAGCCTCAGATCCCCGACTTCTTTAAGAAGTCGGGGATCTTTTTGTTCACAAATAATTTAGGATTACCACATCACCTTCTGGCGTAGCAATCGTAAAATATTACATTATGTACTCTTGTAGGATGAGCTTCTAGCTCGTCCAATAATTATATAAACTTAGATTTAAATCCTATGACCGGAATGGAACCTTGGGCAATATCTGTTGTTAGTGGGGTAGCTGTACCGATTTTTCAAATTCTTTGGGAAGGTGGCGGTAGAGGTTTAAGATTTTTTGGCAAAACTTTAGACGAAAAAACTCAAGAACTAATTTTTGCAGCATCAAAACAATATGTACAGAACTACCAAGAACGACACGGGATTCTCAAAGTATTAGGAATGCGTGAACCTGTAACTTTGGAATCTGTTTATACAGCAGTGCAATTTTTTAAATGATGATGCAATTCAAAGTTTTGAATCTATAGAGAACTTAGAAAAATTTTATCGAGAAGCTAACAGCCGCAGGTTTCAAGCTAAAGATGCGCCTAAACAAGTAGGTATTAAAGTTGCTAATCAAAAGCAATATTTAATGGTACTTGGTGGCCCTGGTGCTGGCAAATCTACATTTTTGCGGAAGATGGGACTAGAAGCATTGAAAGGAAAAAGAGGAGGATTTCAACATAACTGTATCCCTGTATTTATCGAGTTAAAAAGATTTACCTCTAGTGATGTAGATATTGAAAAATTCATTACAGAAGAATTTAGTATTTGTGGCTTTCCATCAGCCGATAAATTTACAGCTAAGGCTTTAGAAGCAGGTAAACTACTAATTTTATTAGATGGGTTGGATGAAATACCAACTAAAAACTTAACTGAAGCAATTAACCAAATACAAAACTTTGTTGATAAATATGATGGTAATCGCTTTATTACTTCATGTCGTACTGCTGCTCACCGTAACTGTTTCCGCCGCTTTAGCGATGTGATTATGGCAGATTTTGATGATGAGCAGATGCAGCAATTCATTGCTAATTGGTTTCAATCAGAAGCAGATAAGCAAGCCAAGACTGGCGATAAATGTTGGGAATTATTACAAAAATCAGAAAACTCTGCGGCTAAGGAGTTAGGACACACACCTTTATTACTAACATTTCTGTGTTTAGTATATGACCGTTCCCAAAACTTTCCTGATAATCGCAGTGTGCTTTATAAAAAAGCTTTGCGGATATTGTTAGAAGAATGGGCTTCAGAAAAGCGAATTTTGCGAGATGAAATATATCAAGGACTGCATACAGAATTAGAAGAAATATTATTATCAGAAATTGCTTATACAGGTTTTGAATCTGACAGACTGTTCTTTTCTCAGCGTGATATTGTCCAGCAAATCAAATCTTTTCTGGCAAGTAATTTAAATGCACCGCAACATTTAGATGGAGAAGCGGTGCTGAATGCTATTGCTGTGCAGCAGGGAATTTTAGTAGAACGCGCCGAAGATATCTTTTCTTTTTCTCACCTCACGCTACAAGAATATTTAACAGCACAATATATTGATGACCATCGCCTAGTTGAGAAATTAGTTACTGTACACCTGACAGATGAACGCTGGAAAGAAGTATTTTTACTTGTCGCTGGTTTGATGCGTAGTGGTGCAGATGATTTGCTGTTGTTGATGGAAAAGGAAGCGCACAAGTATATTAACTCACCCAAGTTGCGAGATTTATTAAACTGGGCGGAACAAATGACGGCTGGCTCACCAGGAGATTATAAATCAGTTGGTAAACGTGCGGTGGCAATTGCTATTGCGACTGCTATCGCTAACACAACCAATAATGTTAATCTGCTCTATTCCAAATATCTAAAACTTAGGTCTGTTTCCAGAATAGATATTAAAGCCGATAGAGACATCTCTGTGAATATCAGAAAATACAGAATAAGCAGAAGTGGAGGTATTGCCTTTATCTCTGAGACAGCTCTAGCAATAGCTGAAGCAAATGCAATTTTCATAAGTAATAACATTATTGACAACATTGATTACATCATTGATGACATTCACTATATCTCAGATGAGATTTTTGTTCCTGATGCGAATGGTATCTCTAACACAGTTGCTCATATTCTGAAAATTGAAAAACTAGAAATCTTCAATAACTTCAACTTTAGTGTACTGATGATTTCTCAATTAGAAGAGTTGAAAGCTCAAATTTCTAATAATACAAGATCACTGCAAGATTTTTCACCGTTTGCTCAACGTCTGCAACAAACTCTACTTAATATATTCAACCTTATCCCAGATATGATCGATTTCTCTAGGGAAGAACATAAAGCGTTAGAAAATTATCTTTATGCAAATCACCTCATCATCCAATGCAAACAAGCAGCCGTGCGGGTGTCTCCTCAAACCTGGGAAGCAATTGAAGCGCGGATGTTGTTAGCTCAAAATAAGTAGTAATGCAAAATTAAATATACATTCGTCATTGCGAATGGAGCAAAGCGGAATGTAGCAATCGCCAAGTCCTGGCAATTGCCGCGCTACGCTATCACTTTGCTCGCAATGACATAAATAATTTTGCGTAACCACTTATTAGTTAGCCGCATCAAAAATTTGTTGTGCAGTTAAATTTAATTGCGGAAAAGTAGGTGAGACAATACTAGCGTTACCTTGAAACGGAGTCATTTGATATTCACCATCAACTAACTCACACACAAAAATAGTCGGTTGTTTAGGATTTCCGATAAACTTTCTACCACCCAATCCAGCATAATCGGCAATCCAATATTCAGAAATTCCCATTTCCTCATAATCTCTAAATTTATTGTAGTAATCGTCACGCCAATTACTCGAGACAACCTCAACTACCAAAGGAACAGATGCGGCTTGACTGACTGTTGAGTACTTTTGAAAAAGCGGTTCATTGTCAAGATTCTCAAGATTTAGCAGCAACACATCAGGTAAATATGCAGATTCAGCAGATGGAGTTTTCACAAATGTAGTTTTAGGAATACAGTAAGGTAAATTCAGACGATCAAACTCCACTGTTAATTTACGCGACAAAAATGCAATCACTTTTTCATGCGATCCGCTTGGAGGTGGCATTTCAAAAATTACTCCCCTGTGTAATTCGTAGAGTTTACTATCGTTGGGATACCATTCAATAAATTCATTGAAGGTAAATAATTTAGGCAAAGCTTGAGTCATAATCTTACCTCCACAAGTATTGTATGCCAATTCGTAATTAACTATTATGAAAATACCGATACAAAAATGAAATTTGGAGGCAATAAGATTAACTCATTTTTGTTTGATAAACCTTGACTAATCTATCAATACCTTTAAACCGATGATCACCCATTTCTTGAAAATCTGAAGCATCTGTCAGCATTTGATAGGTGGCTTCACTAATTACACATTCCCCAGGGGGACAAACAGCTTCCATCCGCGCGGCTAAGTTAATCGTAGCGCCTAGGGCGGTGTAATCTACCCTTTGGGAACTGCCAACATCACCAACGACGGCTTTACCACTATTAATTGCAATGCGTAATTGTAGAGGTTCTTCCCAAAAACCTTTGGCGTTCAATCTTTGCAGACGTGTGAGCATTCCTTTGGCGGCGGCGGTGGCGCGGTCTGCATGGTCTAGCAGTGGTTCGGGAGCGCCAAAAAATGCCATGATACAATCGCCAATATATTTATCTAAAGTGCCACCGTAGGCGAATACTTCTTGCAGCATTTCTTCAAATAAATTATTTAATAGTTGGGCGATCGCTTTTGGTGTTAACCTTTCTGAAAGTGCTGTAAACCCGACTAAATCTGCAAATACAATACTAATTTCGCTTTCTGTTGTCGGCAAACGTCCATCGGGTAAACCACCCACAGAAATTAACTGCTGTACAACGGCAGGGGAATGATAACGTTCTAAGCGGTGACGAATTACTTCTTCGGTTTTAAGTTTTTCTACTAATAGCCAACGCTGGACACTCGAAGCCACCAAATTTGCTAAAGCTGAAAAAAAGCTGAGTTCTTCTTCACCATCATTTTCCCAATGATAAGAAGAAAGATGGGCATCAGCATAAAGAACGCCAACAACTTTATTTTCATCCCACAAGGGTACAGCCATTGCGCTGCGAATACCTTTGACTAAAATACTATGTTCGCCGGCAAATCTTTCATCTTTATGTGTATCAGCAGTTTGAATTGCGACTTTTTCTTCAAATACTTTTTGACAAATACTCCGACTAATCCAACTACCATCAGCTGCTAAGTATTTTTGTTCCGCAGCATTTCTCGTCCCAGCATTAACTAATTCTAAATGATTGCAGCCATTCACATCAATTAATAAAGCCAAGCGGTCAATACTGTCGAGATAACGAAACACTACTTGTTGGACTTGGGAGAAAATTTCTTCTATTGATGCGGCTGCACAGAGATTTTTGGCAATATCTACCAAGTCTTTAAGGCGGGCGATGCTTTTGTTTTTAGTAGTAATATCATCATCTTGACTTTCGGCTGCTATCCACTGCTGTTGTAATTGTTTGACGTTGCGTAATATGGTTCGTTGTTCATTATTATCAGCAATTGGTGGTGGAGGTTTGATTGGTATGACTGGATTGACCAACACTACTACCAAGCTGATGTTTCCTAACCAAATAATATCGCCATTTTGTAAATCTCGTGTGGCAGTCACAAAACTCTGATTAACTTGCGTGCCATTTTTACTACCCAAATCTTCAATAGCCCATGCACCGTTAGCTTTTTTTCGTAACAGCGCGTGTTTTCGGGAGATGCCACCAAAAGGTAAGTAAAGGTCACATTCTGGTAAACGACCAATGGTGAATTCATTTTGATTCACTGTTATCGTTGTTTCTGTTTCTCCTTGTTGTAGGCGCAGTGTAAGTTCAGTCATGAGTATGGTTTGTTTATCCTGGAAGCAAGGGAACCACAATTGAGGTAAAGGATACCAGGATAAATCCTTTACCTTATCTTTATGACACTGTTAATGGCATTCCGACAACTGTCTACCTTAAATTAAGTATCCACGCAAATACAGATGTTGTCGTTGGCATGAAGTACAAATTTACACATTTGGGTACTCCGATATGATATTCAATACCAATTTTATGTGAAGCTCACAGTATTGTATTTTATACAAGGCGTGGTAACTCTACTTATGTATACACCGTAGTTCCCTTGTAGAGAATGGGCTAGGGCGGTATTGTATTACATTAAATTCCACACGGATATGTTGCGATCGCACATGGTAAGCGCAAACCAAATTACTGGAAACCAAGAAATATTGAAATGTAATCAAAAATTTAAATTGCAATTGTGATAGTTAAAAGATGAATTGCGATCGCCTGCAACAAAAAAACCGGGATAAACCCGGTATAATTTTATATTATGTTTGCACTCGGACTGTTAGTGAAACCGTAGTTGTGAGCAATTGAGGGATGCGCCAAGAGATGAGCGATCGTCTGATAACATCAATTACAGCTTGTTCCTTAAAAGTAGAAGCCTGCTCATCTAACAACACCTGTCTCACTCGTCCCTTATTTATCTGCAACTCAAACACTAAATCGCCACAGCAACCCGTATGTAATGAGACAGCTTCTAAATACTGAGTCAGAAGCGCAATCATCTGCTCATTCAACCCTGTCACACTCACAACCTTTAAATGCACGACAGGAGCAATTCTTGATGCAAAGTTGACTGCTGCTAAGTCTATATCTTCAAGACTTTCATCAGCATAACTGTACTTTTCTTTATTTTGTAACCTTCCTGAAGGTGGTTCAGACAGAAAACTCTCCGCTTCCGGTGCGCCTGGAGAGGGTCGATTTTTCTTTTTTTGTTTTTTGGGTATCCTTGTGCGTGTCAAAAACTCCGGTGTATCAGGCGTTACATGAGGTGCAGCAGGCATTATACACGCCCTAATTGGCTCAATACTCATAGCAACACTACCATAAATACCTTGATGGCTGATACCTTCAGCCATTTCTACAGGTACTTGCACCGAAACTGAACCCTGAAGTGGATTAACTCGTACATCATCACTCACCGCCACAAAAGCTGTATATTGCGACAACAGTTGATAAGTCAAAGCCGTATCTGTCACCGCTTCCACACCCAACTTAGTTTCACCATGCACCATCTTATTCATTAATTCCTTGATGCGGGAACGTCCCCAAAGTTGAGCAATGGCGGGGTTTCCAGTTTCCTCAAATTCCAAGTTAATTGTATTTTGGTAGCGTGTACCACCCGCAACAATTCCCGTAATGTGGAGTTTTCCCCCACACGCATCAGGCTTTTTACCAAATAAAACTAACGGCTGTTCCGCAAACAAATCTGGCGGCGTGGCAGGATAGATAATTGGAGAATCACCATCACCTTCCCATTGCAAATTAATGTTAGCCAGAACTGGATTGTTAATTTGACGGTAGAATTTATTGACTACCTCATCCGTTGGTTCATCGTGGCGAATAATGTGAGATATACCCCTTCCTAATTCTGCAATGCGATTGAGTAGAAAACGATTCACCGAACTACCCGCACCAAAGCTATAAAGGCGGTTTCCAGACTTGAGATGTTGTTGTACTTCGGCGAGGATTTGGTTTTCATTGCCGATATAACCATCCGTCAACAACACAATACTCCGCAACCGTCCAGGATCTGTAACAGGGAAATTCAACACAGCACGAATTCCGCGTAACATCTCCGTGCCACCGTTAGCAGTCAATTTATTAATATAATTGATGGCGCGTGTGCGATTTTGGGCATTATTAGCCAGGGGAACAGGCGATAATTGCCGAGTCGTATCAGAAAAATCAACAATACTAAAAGTGTCATCAGGGTTAAGTCCATTAATAAAGCGGCGCATCAACTCCTGACATTGCATCAGTGGCGCACCCATTTGT encodes the following:
- a CDS encoding adenylate/guanylate cyclase domain-containing protein encodes the protein MTELTLRLQQGETETTITVNQNEFTIGRLPECDLYLPFGGISRKHALLRKKANGAWAIEDLGSKNGTQVNQSFVTATRDLQNGDIIWLGNISLVVVLVNPVIPIKPPPPIADNNEQRTILRNVKQLQQQWIAAESQDDDITTKNKSIARLKDLVDIAKNLCAAASIEEIFSQVQQVVFRYLDSIDRLALLIDVNGCNHLELVNAGTRNAAEQKYLAADGSWISRSICQKVFEEKVAIQTADTHKDERFAGEHSILVKGIRSAMAVPLWDENKVVGVLYADAHLSSYHWENDGEEELSFFSALANLVASSVQRWLLVEKLKTEEVIRHRLERYHSPAVVQQLISVGGLPDGRLPTTESEISIVFADLVGFTALSERLTPKAIAQLLNNLFEEMLQEVFAYGGTLDKYIGDCIMAFFGAPEPLLDHADRATAAAKGMLTRLQRLNAKGFWEEPLQLRIAINSGKAVVGDVGSSQRVDYTALGATINLAARMEAVCPPGECVISEATYQMLTDASDFQEMGDHRFKGIDRLVKVYQTKMS
- a CDS encoding sensor histidine kinase yields the protein MRRKFRFRLNLSQKIVFSSLAIFLSIFILCLLIIGHWFTNSLEQNIRQEVASFAERVYKDFQHEQEDLEIQVNLIAGRETIHLAIEQKDTEKLLQDLLPIRTTLELDWIKVVDTSSNTLVEMRHARLNDAKLLDKTITNLATSGANFNDFVDVEGSPQILKVAIIPIKSAEKIIGGIIIGNLVDESFLKQIAIGSAKQIVTTKQDTIIASTIPEIKQLKWQPPAPTLSTIKVVINQQGYFVKSILFQGASQSLITTVLYPTLKLETAQDWLWVRLEILFLLGGTLVTFIGYLISQKITRPLQAVTKIAKKVTEDANFDLQAPVTTQDEVGVLAIALNQLIQQVKQLLTEQYAAKETLEERIKERTQEIERKNRDLKHTLNALKQTQAQLIQTEKMSSLGQLVAGVAHEINNPVTFIYGNVGHAENYVKDILHLIQLYQQSYPYPDAHIRDVMQEVDIEYILQDLPKILTSMKVGAERIHQIVLSLRIFSRLDEAEFKSANVHDGIDSTLLILRHRLKAQPHRLEIQVIKDYCEMPEIKCFAGQLNQVFMNILANAIDALDEAWEKNLCSQPIIRISSVCDQENISIHIADNGTGIPQEVQSRLFDPFFTTKPIGKGTGLGLSISYQIVTEKHRGSLQCISLPGTGTEFVITIPIR
- a CDS encoding Uma2 family endonuclease, whose translation is MTQALPKLFTFNEFIEWYPNDSKLYELHRGVIFEMPPPSGSHEKVIAFLSRKLTVEFDRLNLPYCIPKTTFVKTPSAESAYLPDVLLLNLENLDNEPLFQKYSTVSQAASVPLVVEVVSSNWRDDYYNKFRDYEEMGISEYWIADYAGLGGRKFIGNPKQPTIFVCELVDGEYQMTPFQGNASIVSPTFPQLNLTAQQIFDAAN
- a CDS encoding VIT domain-containing protein; this translates as MTQTIERQAGGLYVQTPEQQQIAFPLKHTEVQAKIAGNISRVEVTQSFENPFTTTLEAVYIFPLPDEAAVDDMLIRIGDKTIKGSIKKRQEAQQIYEQAKEQGRTAGLLEQERDNIFTQSLANIQPGEQIDVIIRYSESLKFTAGNYEFVFPMVVAPRYIPGIPIEGNAGGVGSATAPMTQNQDTDIVPDGSRLNAPILPSGMRSPHNINVTIEIDAGVEVQNVQSPSHQIQISYAEKRVLVKLAGGDTIPNKDLILRYQVAGESTQATVLSQADERGGHFALYLIPALQYRQDQVVPKDVVFLIDTSGSQMGAPLMQCQELMRRFINGLNPDDTFSIVDFSDTTRQLSPVPLANNAQNRTRAINYINKLTANGGTEMLRGIRAVLNFPVTDPGRLRSIVLLTDGYIGNENQILAEVQQHLKSGNRLYSFGAGSSVNRFLLNRIAELGRGISHIIRHDEPTDEVVNKFYRQINNPVLANINLQWEGDGDSPIIYPATPPDLFAEQPLVLFGKKPDACGGKLHITGIVAGGTRYQNTINLEFEETGNPAIAQLWGRSRIKELMNKMVHGETKLGVEAVTDTALTYQLLSQYTAFVAVSDDVRVNPLQGSVSVQVPVEMAEGISHQGIYGSVAMSIEPIRACIMPAAPHVTPDTPEFLTRTRIPKKQKKKNRPSPGAPEAESFLSEPPSGRLQNKEKYSYADESLEDIDLAAVNFASRIAPVVHLKVVSVTGLNEQMIALLTQYLEAVSLHTGCCGDLVFELQINKGRVRQVLLDEQASTFKEQAVIDVIRRSLISWRIPQLLTTTVSLTVRVQT
- a CDS encoding substrate-binding domain-containing protein, whose protein sequence is MKIITTRILLGLVVLGLCSCNSVKSTSPTNNSQNNPQTQPPIKLAGSSSSVTVLKVLTEAYQANNQTATFEFVSQGQSEGAIAALKNGIVDIASSSHKLKPEEDNGKIQYRELAEDLLIVATHNSVKGVTNVTTDQLKSIYAGKITNWKELGGPNAKILVLDRPEDESAKKLLRKYYLGQDKTTTQAVILNKEGELIDTLQSTPYSIGAFSLAYSLINQLPVNRLNLNGTAPNKANFTNGKYQMVRHLGLIWQKTPTSNTQKFIDFVFSPEGTKLLQDKGFIPHN
- a CDS encoding NACHT domain-containing protein yields the protein MVLGGPGAGKSTFLRKMGLEALKGKRGGFQHNCIPVFIELKRFTSSDVDIEKFITEEFSICGFPSADKFTAKALEAGKLLILLDGLDEIPTKNLTEAINQIQNFVDKYDGNRFITSCRTAAHRNCFRRFSDVIMADFDDEQMQQFIANWFQSEADKQAKTGDKCWELLQKSENSAAKELGHTPLLLTFLCLVYDRSQNFPDNRSVLYKKALRILLEEWASEKRILRDEIYQGLHTELEEILLSEIAYTGFESDRLFFSQRDIVQQIKSFLASNLNAPQHLDGEAVLNAIAVQQGILVERAEDIFSFSHLTLQEYLTAQYIDDHRLVEKLVTVHLTDERWKEVFLLVAGLMRSGADDLLLLMEKEAHKYINSPKLRDLLNWAEQMTAGSPGDYKSVGKRAVAIAIATAIANTTNNVNLLYSKYLKLRSVSRIDIKADRDISVNIRKYRISRSGGIAFISETALAIAEANAIFISNNIIDNIDYIIDDIHYISDEIFVPDANGISNTVAHILKIEKLEIFNNFNFSVLMISQLEELKAQISNNTRSLQDFSPFAQRLQQTLLNIFNLIPDMIDFSREEHKALENYLYANHLIIQCKQAAVRVSPQTWEAIEARMLLAQNK